From the Oryzias latipes chromosome 22, ASM223467v1 genome, one window contains:
- the LOC101170313 gene encoding ELAV-like protein 1 isoform X2: MAVRRGHNKYLKEVYEMSNGYEDHMVGGDEPKDAKTNLIVNYLPQSMSQDELRSLFSSIGEVESAKLIRDKVAGHSLGYGFVNYLNPSDAERAISTLNGLRLQSKTIKVSYARPSSDTIKDANLYISGLPKNMTQKDVEDMFSCYGRIINSRVLVDQSTGMSRGVAFIRFDKRSEAEEAVKSLNGQKPPGVTEPITVKFAANPNQVKNTQIISQLYHNQSRRFGGPLHHQAQRFRFSPMSVDHMGGMGSVGVPGNSTSGWCIFIYNLGQDADESILWQMFGPFGAVTNVKVIRDFNTNKCKGFGFVTMTNYEEAAMAIASLNGYRLGDKILQVSFKTSKGHK, translated from the exons ATGGCAGTTCGTCGAGGACACAATAAGTACTTAAAA gAGGTGTATGAAATGTCTAACGGTTATGAAGACCACATGGTGGGAGGGGATGAGCCAAAGGATGCCAAGACCAACCTGATAGTAAATTACCTGCCTCAGAGCATGTCGCAGGATGAGCTGCGAAGCCTCTTCAGCAGCATTGGAGAGGTGGAGTCTGCCAAGCTGATTCGAGACAAAGTCGCAG gcCACAGTTTAGGGTACGGATTTGTTAACTATCTTAACCCTAGTGATGCAGAAAGAGCTATCAGTACTCTGAATGGACTAAGGCTACAGTCCAAAACTATCAAG GTGTCATATGCACGGCCAAGCTCAGACACAATAAAGGATGCAAACCTGTACATCAGTGGCCTGCCTAAGAACATGACTCAAAAGGATGTGGAGGACATGTTCTCATGTTACGGACGTATCATTAATTCTCGTGTCCTTGTAGATCAGTCTACAG GAATGTCTCGTGGAGTGGCTTTTATCCGCTTTGACAAGCGATCCGAGGCCGAGGAGGCTGTAAAAAGCCTGAATGGCCAAAAACCCCCTGGAGTTACTGAGCCCATCACAGTGAAGTTTGCTGCCAACCCAAACCAGGTGAAGAACACGCAGATCATTTCTCAGCTCTACCACAACCAGTCCAGGCGCTTTGGAGGGCCGCTACACCACCAGGCACAGAGATTCAG GTTTTCCCCAATGAGTGTTGATCACATGGGTGGCATGGGAAGTGTGGGAGTTCCTGGAAACTCCACCTCTGGCTGGTGCATCTTCATCTACAACCTGGGCCAGGATGCAGACGAGAGCATACTGTGGCAGATGTTTGGTCCGTTCGGCGCCGTCACCAACGTCAAGGTGATCCGAGATTTCAACACCAACAAGTGCAAAGGCTTTGGCTTCGTTACCATGACAAACTACGAAGAGGCGGCCATGGCCATCGCCAGCCTGAACGGGTACCGGCTTGGAGATAAGATACTGCAAGTGTCCTTTAAGACCAGCAAGGGCCACAAGTAG
- the LOC101170313 gene encoding ELAV-like protein 1 isoform X3: protein MTQKDVEDMFSCYGRIINSRVLVDQSTGMSRGVAFIRFDKRSEAEEAVKSLNGQKPPGVTEPITVKFAANPNQVKNTQIISQLYHNQSRRFGGPLHHQAQRFRFSPMSVDHMGGMGSVGVPGNSTSGWCIFIYNLGQDADESILWQMFGPFGAVTNVKVIRDFNTNKCKGFGFVTMTNYEEAAMAIASLNGYRLGDKILQVSFKTSKGHK, encoded by the exons ATGACTCAAAAGGATGTGGAGGACATGTTCTCATGTTACGGACGTATCATTAATTCTCGTGTCCTTGTAGATCAGTCTACAG GAATGTCTCGTGGAGTGGCTTTTATCCGCTTTGACAAGCGATCCGAGGCCGAGGAGGCTGTAAAAAGCCTGAATGGCCAAAAACCCCCTGGAGTTACTGAGCCCATCACAGTGAAGTTTGCTGCCAACCCAAACCAGGTGAAGAACACGCAGATCATTTCTCAGCTCTACCACAACCAGTCCAGGCGCTTTGGAGGGCCGCTACACCACCAGGCACAGAGATTCAG GTTTTCCCCAATGAGTGTTGATCACATGGGTGGCATGGGAAGTGTGGGAGTTCCTGGAAACTCCACCTCTGGCTGGTGCATCTTCATCTACAACCTGGGCCAGGATGCAGACGAGAGCATACTGTGGCAGATGTTTGGTCCGTTCGGCGCCGTCACCAACGTCAAGGTGATCCGAGATTTCAACACCAACAAGTGCAAAGGCTTTGGCTTCGTTACCATGACAAACTACGAAGAGGCGGCCATGGCCATCGCCAGCCTGAACGGGTACCGGCTTGGAGATAAGATACTGCAAGTGTCCTTTAAGACCAGCAAGGGCCACAAGTAG
- the LOC101170313 gene encoding ELAV-like protein 1 isoform X1, translating into MAVRRGHNKYLKEVYEMSNGYEDHMVGGDEPKDAKTNLIVNYLPQSMSQDELRSLFSSIGEVESAKLIRDKVAGHSLGYGFVNYLNPSDAERAISTLNGLRLQSKTIKVSYARPSSDTIKDANLYISGLPKNMTQKDVEDMFSCYGRIINSRVLVDQSTGTTGMSRGVAFIRFDKRSEAEEAVKSLNGQKPPGVTEPITVKFAANPNQVKNTQIISQLYHNQSRRFGGPLHHQAQRFRFSPMSVDHMGGMGSVGVPGNSTSGWCIFIYNLGQDADESILWQMFGPFGAVTNVKVIRDFNTNKCKGFGFVTMTNYEEAAMAIASLNGYRLGDKILQVSFKTSKGHK; encoded by the exons ATGGCAGTTCGTCGAGGACACAATAAGTACTTAAAA gAGGTGTATGAAATGTCTAACGGTTATGAAGACCACATGGTGGGAGGGGATGAGCCAAAGGATGCCAAGACCAACCTGATAGTAAATTACCTGCCTCAGAGCATGTCGCAGGATGAGCTGCGAAGCCTCTTCAGCAGCATTGGAGAGGTGGAGTCTGCCAAGCTGATTCGAGACAAAGTCGCAG gcCACAGTTTAGGGTACGGATTTGTTAACTATCTTAACCCTAGTGATGCAGAAAGAGCTATCAGTACTCTGAATGGACTAAGGCTACAGTCCAAAACTATCAAG GTGTCATATGCACGGCCAAGCTCAGACACAATAAAGGATGCAAACCTGTACATCAGTGGCCTGCCTAAGAACATGACTCAAAAGGATGTGGAGGACATGTTCTCATGTTACGGACGTATCATTAATTCTCGTGTCCTTGTAGATCAGTCTACAGGTACGACAG GAATGTCTCGTGGAGTGGCTTTTATCCGCTTTGACAAGCGATCCGAGGCCGAGGAGGCTGTAAAAAGCCTGAATGGCCAAAAACCCCCTGGAGTTACTGAGCCCATCACAGTGAAGTTTGCTGCCAACCCAAACCAGGTGAAGAACACGCAGATCATTTCTCAGCTCTACCACAACCAGTCCAGGCGCTTTGGAGGGCCGCTACACCACCAGGCACAGAGATTCAG GTTTTCCCCAATGAGTGTTGATCACATGGGTGGCATGGGAAGTGTGGGAGTTCCTGGAAACTCCACCTCTGGCTGGTGCATCTTCATCTACAACCTGGGCCAGGATGCAGACGAGAGCATACTGTGGCAGATGTTTGGTCCGTTCGGCGCCGTCACCAACGTCAAGGTGATCCGAGATTTCAACACCAACAAGTGCAAAGGCTTTGGCTTCGTTACCATGACAAACTACGAAGAGGCGGCCATGGCCATCGCCAGCCTGAACGGGTACCGGCTTGGAGATAAGATACTGCAAGTGTCCTTTAAGACCAGCAAGGGCCACAAGTAG
- the LOC101158318 gene encoding uncharacterized protein LOC101158318 — MNTRTGNTNCLWKRDFVLLIFTGLMVLLIYSLTTENMRMIRNLVSKLQEEPVLCPVAISEESITPLKNTKHYLVSAFMDQRVKGFDIRIIGIFKRDSINPLHCSFCCGGVCNKTSPANILPHSDNFGFPYTATDVLCQIPKNCDPSYVTVLTQPSSNVSDHLFIPIRNKKEEMRFNFTVCISNLFGDYNNVLQFAQTLEMYKLLGVNRVVIYNTSCGPELERLLQSYRQEGFVEMVPWPIDRFLNPSRGWLFSEHGGDLHYFGQIVNLNECVYRSMERSHYVLLNDIDEIIMPYKHDNLVSLMNTLEPQHSNVGEFLIESHFFPKKHFEPSGRFHLPQWEKVPGINILEHIYREDPERGVFNPLKMIVKPKLIEQTSVHEVLRKFGERYKVPLEVCRIIHVRVALREYLKLEELNEDKRLWDFQDKLIPNVDKALKRAGLLPAEEQN; from the exons ATGAATACCAGGACAGGAAACACAAACTGCCTCTGGAAGAGAGATTTTGTCCTTCTCATCTTTACTGGGCTCATGGTATTGCTCATCTACAGCCTGACCACAGAAAACATGAGAATGATAAGAAATCTAGTCTCAAAGCTACAAGAAGAACCCGTCCTTTGCCCTGTAGCAATCTCAGAGGAGAGCATCACTCCactcaaaaacaccaaacactaCCTGGTGTCAGCCTTCATGGACCAGAGAGTGAAGGGTTTCGACATACGCATCATTGGCATTTTCAAGAGAGACTCCATAAATCCTCTTCACTGCTCTTTCTGCTGTGGTGGTGTATGTAACAAAACCTCTCCAGCCAACATTCTCCCACACAGTGACAACTTTGGTTTTCCTTACACTGCCACAGATGTCCTGTGTCAGATCCCCAAAAACTGTGATCCTTCTTATGTCACTGTTCTCACTCAGCCTTCATCGAATGTGTCTGACCACTTATTCATTCctataagaaacaaaaaagaggaaatgaggTTCAACTTCACCGTCTGTATCTCCAACTTGTTTGGAGATTACAACAACGTGCTTCAGTTTGCACAGACTCTGGAAATGTACAA GTTGCTTGGTGTGAACAGAGTGGTGATCTACAACACCAGCTGTGGTCCAGAACTGGAACGTCTTTTACAAAGTTACAGACAGGAGGGTTTTGTTGAAATGGTTCCATGGCCCATAGACAGGTTTCTGAATCCATCTAGGGGTTGGCTTTTCTCAGAACATGGAGGAGACTTGCATTACTTTGGACAGATCGTCAACCTTAATGAATGCGTGTATCGGTCCATGGAGCGTTCACACTACGTCCTGCTGAATGACATAGATGAGATCATAATGCCATATAAACACGACAACCTGGTCTCTCTGATGAACACGCTGGAACCACAACATTCAAAT GTTGGAGAGTTCCTCATTGAGAGCCATTTCTTTCCCAAAAAGCACTTTGAACCAAGTGGGAGGTTTCATCTTCCCCAGTGGGAGAAGGTTCCAGGAATCAACATTCTGGAGCACATCTACAGGGAAGACCCAGAAAGAGGGGTTTTCAATCCACTCAAGATGATAGTAAAACCAAA GTTAATAGAGCAGACCTCAGTGCATGAAGTCCTTAGGAAGTTTGGAGAACGTTACAAAGTTCCACTGGAGGTCTGTCGCATTATACACGTTCGTGTAGCTCTGCGTGAATATTTGAAGTTGGAGGAGCTTAATGAAGACAAACGACTTTGGGACTTCCAGGACAAACTGATTCCTAATGTGGACAAGGCACTGAAGAGAGCAGGGCTGCTTCCAGCAGAAGAacaaaactga